GCGAAGTAGTCCGGCCCCAGGGGCGACCCGCCGTTCCACGCCACCCGGATCCGGGCAAACCCGATCTTGTCGAGCAGGGGGCGGTACACCAGCCAGCGGGCCGGGACCCGCAGCGTCCGTACCCACCAGGGGACCGGCTGTCCCCGGGACCGCAGGTGCACCACCCGCAGGCCGAGGTCCAGGGCCCAGTCGTAGACCCGCCGCCGCAGCCAGCCGGCGTCCAGGATCCGCACCGTCACGGCGGTGTGGAGGCCCTCGTAGATCCGCGCCGGGGCGAAGGTGAAATGCGGCGCGATCTCCCGGAAGTCCCGCTGGGCGGTGTCGGGCTCTTCGGGGAAGTTGACGGTGAACCCCACCAGCAGGTGCAGGGTGGTGGACAGCATCTGCTCCCCGATCCAGGCGAAGGGCAGGTAGGAGACGAACTCGTCCCCCGCGCCGATGTGGGGCTCCACCGCGTGGAAGTTCATCCCCTGGGCGATGAGGTTGCGGTAGGTGAGCATGGCCAGCTTGGGCAGGGCAGTGGTCCCCGACGTCTGGCAGAAGATGGCCACGTCGTCGGCCCGCCCCGCGTCCACCAGCCGGTCGAACAGCTCCGGCTCGCGGGCGTCCAGCTCCCGGCCCAGGCGCTCCACGTCGGCGACGCCGATCAACCGGGGGTGGCGGTAGCGCCACATCCCCCGCCAGTCCTCCACGATGATCCGCTCGATCCCGGGCAGCTGGGCCTCCGCGGCCAGGATCTTGTCCACCTGCTCCTGGTCTTCGCAGAAGACGAATCGGGCGTCGGCGAACGCCAGCAGCTGGGCCAGCTGGTCCGCCAGGCTGTCCTGGTACATGCCGTAGGTGATAGCCCCCGCGCTCTGGGCGCCCAGGGCGGCGAAGAACAGCTCCGGCCGGTTGTCCCCGATCAGCGCGAGGACCTCGCCCCGCCGGAGCCCGAGCGCCACCAGCCCCAGGCCGACGGCCCGGGCGCGGTCGTAGTACTCCCGCCAGGAGATGGGCCGCCAGATACCCCGGTCCTTCTCCCGGAAGGCCGCCCGGTCGCCGAACCGGCGGGCGTTGCGGCGCAGCAATTTGGGGAAGGTGTCGGCGGCGGGGTCCAGGGGGAACTCCACCGCCGGCTGCGGGCGCTCGGCCACCCGGGCCGCGCTCACGACGCCCCCTCCCCCAGGTACGCGCGGACCACGTCCGGGTGCCGCTGCACGTCGGCGGGCCGGCCCGAGGCGATGACCCGCCCGTAATCCATCGCCACGACCCGGTCGCACAGGTCCATCACCACGCCCATGTCGTGCTCGATGAGGACGATGGGCAGTCCCCGGACCTCCTTCAGCTCCAGCAGGTAGCGGGCCATGTCCACCTTCTCGTCCAGGCTCATCCCCGCCATGGGTTCGTCCAGGATCAGGACCTGCGGGTCCAGGGCCAGGGCCCGCCCCAGTTCCACCTTCTTCTGGATTCCGTAGGGGAGGTCGGCCACCGGATGGTGGCGCACCGCCTCGATCTCCAGGAAGTCGATGATCTCCTCCACCACCGCCCGGTGGGCCACGTGCTCCCGCCGCGCGGGCCCCACGTACACCGCGCAGGCCAGGACGCCGGCGGTCATGCGGATGGCCCGCCCGGTCATGATGTTGTCCAGGACCGTCATCCCCGGATACAGGGCGATGTTCTGAAACGTCCGCCCGATGCCCAGCGCGGCCCGGGCGTGCGGGGGCAGGTCGGTGATGTCGCGGCCGCAGAAGGTGATCCGTCCGCGCTGGGGGCGATAGAAGCCGTTGATGCAGTTGAGAACGCTGGTCTTGCCGGCGCCGTTGGGACCGATGATACCCAGGATCTCCCCCGGGCCCAGGCCGAACGTCACCCCGTCCACCGCCTGGACCCCCCGGAAGCTCAGGTGCAGGTCTGTGACCTGGAGGATGGGCTCCCCGCCGCCCATTGCCGTCTATTTACGGGCTTCCGGGACGGCCCTCCTCCACCAGGAAGCCGCCGGGCGGAGAGAAAAGAGGAACGTCCAGATGAGACCGATCCAGCCCGACGTCTACGACCCCGCCGAGACCCAGCCGCCCGAGCAGCGCCGGGCGGCCCAGGAACAGGCCCTGCGCCGGATCCTCCGGCAGGCCGCCGCCCACGCCCCGGCGGTGCGCGCGGCGCTGCAGGCGGCCGGGTGCGACCCCGACACCATCACCCTCGAGGACCTGGGCCGGCTGCCGGTCCTGCCCAAGGAGGGTCTGCCCGCCCGGCAGGCAACCAGCCCGCCGTTCGGCGGATGGCTGGGGGCGCCTCCCGAGCAGGTCCGCCGGATCTTCGCCTCCCCGGGGCCCATCTACGAGCCCGAAGGACACCGCCCCGACTACTGGGGGTTCGCGCCGGCGCTGTACGCCGGGGGGTTCCGCCGCGGGGACGTGGTGGTGAACACCTTCTCGTATCACCTCACGCCGGCGGGGGCGATGTTCGACGGGGCGCTCCTGAGCCTGGGCTGCATCGTCGTTCCCACCGGCGTCGGACACCTGGACATCCAGGTCCGCACCCTCCAGGACCTGCGGGCGGCGGGATTCATCGGCACCCCCAGCTTCCTGGCGGCCGTCCTGGAGCACCTGGAGCAGTCCGGAGGACGGTCGCCGCTGCGGCGGGCATTTGTCTCCGGCGAGCCGCTGCCCGAGTCGCTGCGCGCCACCCTCGAGTCCCGCCACGGCCTGCGGATCAGCCAGGGCTATGCCATCGCCGACCTGGGGCTGGTGGCCTACGAATGCGACCGGCGCGCCGGGCTGCACCTGGCGGACCGGGTGGTGGTGGAACTCGTCGACCCGTCCACCGGCACCGCCGTGGCGGACGGGGAGGCGGGGGAGGTGGTGGTGACCTTTCTGGAGCCCCTGTACCCGCTGCTGCGGCTGGGCACGGGAGACCTGGCGCGCCTGGCGCCGGGGGGCTGTCCCTGCGGGCGCACCGCCGCGCGGCTGGAGCGCATCCTGGGCCGGGTGGGCGAGGCGGTGAAGGTGCGCGGGATCTTCCTGCACCCCCGCGAGCTGGAGGCGGCGGTGCGCCGCCATCCCCAGATCGGCCGCTACCAGGCGGTGGTCTCCCGCCGCGACCACCAGGATGAGCTGACGGTGCGGGTGGAGGCCGAAGGCGCGGCGGCCGATCTGGCCGCGGCCGTGGCCCGCAGCATCTACGAGGTCACGCGGCTGCGGGCGGCGGTGGAGGTGGTCTCCCCGGGCACCCTGGGACCGGACGACGCGCGGATCCTGGACCGTCGCCGGTGGGACTGAGAGGGCGGCCTTTGAAGCCGCGCGTGCGTCCGTAGTATAATGGCCCAGTGTCTAGCATCGTGCCGTACGGCCGGCGGTGGGCCGGGGCGCCGCCAGGCCGACGCCACCCGGGAGGAACCGCGGCGGGCGGCGCGGAGGAGGTGGGGGAGATGACCGAGGTTCGCGTCGGCAAGGACGAGACTCTGGACAGCGCCCTGCGCAGGTTCAAGCGGCAGGTGAAGCGCTCGGGCATCCTCACCGACGCCCGCCGGCACGAGCACTACGAGTCGCCCAGCGCCAAGCGGCGGCGCAAGATGGCACGCCGGCGCCGGAGGGGGTAGGCCGTCCCGGCGGCCGGGCAGGGGAGGAAGATCTCTCGGCCGGTGTCGGGCCCGGGGCGGGATGAGGGTGCGGAGGGGGACGCGGTCCCCCTCCGCGCGTACGCGCGGGCAGAATCGCGATGAGCCTCGCCGAGCGGCTGACGGCCGACCTCCATCAGGCCATGCGGGCCGGAGACACCCTGCGGGTGTCCACCATCCGGCTGGCCCGGGCGGCGGTCCGCAACGCGGAGATCGAACGGGGTCACACCCTGTCCGACGACGAGGTGATCGAGGTCCTGACCCGGGAGATGAAGCGGCGGCGGGAGGCCATCGAGGCCTACACCCGCGCCGGCCGGGATGACCTCGCCCGCAAGGAGTCTCTGGAGCTGGCCATCCTGGCCGAGTACGTGCCCCCGCCTCTGTCTGCGGAGGAGTTGCAGCGCATCGTGGCCGAGGCCATCGAGCGCGTCGGCGCCCGCGACGCGCGGGACGTGGGCCGCGTGATGGCCGCGGTGATGCCCCAGGTGCGGGGGCGCGCCGACGGCGCCGCCGTGGCCGAGCTGGTGCGCCAGGCCCTCGGCCAGCCGCGGTGACTGCCGCCGCCGATCCGGACGCCGATGCCGCCATCGCGGGGTCGCGTGCGTAAGCCCGTCCGACAGGCCCGCAGCGCCGGCGGGGTGGTTTTCCGCCGGCGGGACGGCCGGCACGAGATCCTCCTGCTGCGCCACACCAGCGGCCGGTGGATGCTGCCCAAAGGAACCATCGAAGAGGGGGAAACGCCCGAAGAGGTGGCCCTGCGGGAGGTGCGGGAGGAGGCCGGCCTGTCGCGGCTGCGGGTGGTGGCGGACCTGGGCGAGGAGCGCTACTCGTTCTACTGGCGGGCGGACCGCACGTACTACGACAAGACCGTCCGGTACTTCCTGCTGGAGTTTCTGGGGGGCGAGGAGCCCCGCCCGCAGGCCGAGGAAGGGTTCGTGGCCTGCGAGTGGGTCTCCCCCGACGAGGCCCTGACCCGCATCGCGTACAAGGAGACCCGGGAGGTGGTGCGCCGCGCGCGGGACTACCTGGAGGGAGGATCCGATGCGCCCCGATGAGGCCGACCGCCTGGTCCAGCAGACTCTGGACAAGTACGCCCGCTACGTGAATCCCGGCCTGGCCCGCCTGTACCGGTTTGCCAACGTCCTGACCCTGGAGTGGGAGGCCAGCGGCGCCGTGATCCGGGACGTCTACGGGCGGGAGTACATCGACTGCTCGGGCGGCCCGGCGGTGTTCGCCGTGGGCCATCGGCATCCGGCGGTGGTGGCGGCCGTGCGGGAGCAGCTGGACCGGATGCCCATGTCCGTGCGGGCCATGCCCCGCCGGCTGGAGGCCGACCTGGCCGAGGCACTGGCCGAGATCACCCCCGGCGACCTGCAGTACACCTTCTTCGTGAACAGCGGGGCCGAAGCGGTGGAGGGTGCCCTGAAGCTGGCGCGGCTGGCCACCGGGCGGACGGAGTTCGTCGCCGCCGAGGGGGCCTTCCACGGCAAGACCCTGGGCGCGCTGTCGGTGTCCGGGCGGGACGTCTACCGGGCGCCGTTCCAGCCGCTGCTGCCCGGGGTCACCCACGTGCCCTTCGGCGACCTGGACGCCCTGGCCCGCGCGGTGACCGAGCGGACCGCTGCCGTCATCCTCGAACCCATCCAGGGCGAGAACGGGGTGATCGTCCCTCCCGACGACTACCTGCGGGGGGCCCGGCAGATCTGCGACCGCGCCGGGGCGCTGCTGATCCTCGACGAGGTCCAGACCGGCCTGGGGCGCACGGGGGCGATGTTCGCCTGCCAGCACTGGGGTGTGGTCCCCGACATTCTCACCCTGGCCAAAGCCCTGGGCGGCGGCGTGATGCCCATCGGCGCGTTCACCGCCCGCCCCCACCTGTGGGCCGCCCTGGAACGCAACCCCTACCTGCACTCCTCGACCTTCGGGGGCAACCCCCTGGCGTGCGCCGCGGCCCTGGCCACGCTGCGCGTCCTGCGGGAGGAGAACCTGCCCGCGCGCGCGGCCGCCCTGGGGGAGCACCTGATGGCGCGTCTGCGGGACCTGGCCGCCCGCCACCCGGGCATGGTCCGCCAGGTCCGCGGCAAGGGGCTGCTGGTGGGGGTGGAGTTCACCGATCCCGACCTGGTCCTGCTGGTGACCGCCGAGGCGCTGCAGCGCGGGGTGATCGTGTTCTACAGCCTCAACAACCCTTCCACCTTCCGCATCGCTCCGCCGCTGGTGATCGCGCCCGAGCAGCTGGACCGCGCGGTGGGGGCGCTGGAGGACGCCGTGGCGGCGGTGGAAGCCCTGCTGGCCGACGCGGTCGGGGAGCTGCGGGAACGCGGAAGCGCCGGGGCGCACACAGGCGGCTGAACCGCAGGCGCGGCCGGCCGCGGGCCCGGGAGCGGCCCCGGCGTCCGGCGTGGACCTGGACAGGAGCGCCCCGCGTCCTGGTACACTAGGTGTGCAGACATCTGCACCCGCGAGGACGGGACTCGCCACCCCTGAGCGGGACGGCGCCGCCGTTACCGGCATCCGAGCGCCCCGGCCCCCGGGCCGGGGAAGAAGGGTGGTACCGCGGGAGCGCGCCTCCCGTCCCTTGCGGACGGGAGGCGTTGTGATTGGGGGAGGGCCTGGGCATGGCGCGGGAAGAACGGTGGCCGTGGCAGGTTGTCGCCGACACGTTCCTGGAGTACTTCCGGGAGCGGGGGCACGCCATTGTGCCCAGTTCCTCGCTGGTGCCTGCCGGCGATCCCACGCTGCTGTTCACCAACGCCGGCATGGTGCAGTTCAAGGATGTC
This genomic interval from Armatimonadota bacterium contains the following:
- a CDS encoding ABC transporter ATP-binding protein is translated as MGGGEPILQVTDLHLSFRGVQAVDGVTFGLGPGEILGIIGPNGAGKTSVLNCINGFYRPQRGRITFCGRDITDLPPHARAALGIGRTFQNIALYPGMTVLDNIMTGRAIRMTAGVLACAVYVGPARREHVAHRAVVEEIIDFLEIEAVRHHPVADLPYGIQKKVELGRALALDPQVLILDEPMAGMSLDEKVDMARYLLELKEVRGLPIVLIEHDMGVVMDLCDRVVAMDYGRVIASGRPADVQRHPDVVRAYLGEGAS
- a CDS encoding NUDIX domain-containing protein, which produces MRKPVRQARSAGGVVFRRRDGRHEILLLRHTSGRWMLPKGTIEEGETPEEVALREVREEAGLSRLRVVADLGEERYSFYWRADRTYYDKTVRYFLLEFLGGEEPRPQAEEGFVACEWVSPDEALTRIAYKETREVVRRARDYLEGGSDAPR
- a CDS encoding AMP-binding protein, which encodes MRPIQPDVYDPAETQPPEQRRAAQEQALRRILRQAAAHAPAVRAALQAAGCDPDTITLEDLGRLPVLPKEGLPARQATSPPFGGWLGAPPEQVRRIFASPGPIYEPEGHRPDYWGFAPALYAGGFRRGDVVVNTFSYHLTPAGAMFDGALLSLGCIVVPTGVGHLDIQVRTLQDLRAAGFIGTPSFLAAVLEHLEQSGGRSPLRRAFVSGEPLPESLRATLESRHGLRISQGYAIADLGLVAYECDRRAGLHLADRVVVELVDPSTGTAVADGEAGEVVVTFLEPLYPLLRLGTGDLARLAPGGCPCGRTAARLERILGRVGEAVKVRGIFLHPRELEAAVRRHPQIGRYQAVVSRRDHQDELTVRVEAEGAAADLAAAVARSIYEVTRLRAAVEVVSPGTLGPDDARILDRRRWD
- a CDS encoding aminotransferase class III-fold pyridoxal phosphate-dependent enzyme; amino-acid sequence: MRPDEADRLVQQTLDKYARYVNPGLARLYRFANVLTLEWEASGAVIRDVYGREYIDCSGGPAVFAVGHRHPAVVAAVREQLDRMPMSVRAMPRRLEADLAEALAEITPGDLQYTFFVNSGAEAVEGALKLARLATGRTEFVAAEGAFHGKTLGALSVSGRDVYRAPFQPLLPGVTHVPFGDLDALARAVTERTAAVILEPIQGENGVIVPPDDYLRGARQICDRAGALLILDEVQTGLGRTGAMFACQHWGVVPDILTLAKALGGGVMPIGAFTARPHLWAALERNPYLHSSTFGGNPLACAAALATLRVLREENLPARAAALGEHLMARLRDLAARHPGMVRQVRGKGLLVGVEFTDPDLVLLVTAEALQRGVIVFYSLNNPSTFRIAPPLVIAPEQLDRAVGALEDAVAAVEALLADAVGELRERGSAGAHTGG
- a CDS encoding GatB/YqeY domain-containing protein; this encodes MSLAERLTADLHQAMRAGDTLRVSTIRLARAAVRNAEIERGHTLSDDEVIEVLTREMKRRREAIEAYTRAGRDDLARKESLELAILAEYVPPPLSAEELQRIVAEAIERVGARDARDVGRVMAAVMPQVRGRADGAAVAELVRQALGQPR
- a CDS encoding AMP-binding protein, translated to MSAARVAERPQPAVEFPLDPAADTFPKLLRRNARRFGDRAAFREKDRGIWRPISWREYYDRARAVGLGLVALGLRRGEVLALIGDNRPELFFAALGAQSAGAITYGMYQDSLADQLAQLLAFADARFVFCEDQEQVDKILAAEAQLPGIERIIVEDWRGMWRYRHPRLIGVADVERLGRELDAREPELFDRLVDAGRADDVAIFCQTSGTTALPKLAMLTYRNLIAQGMNFHAVEPHIGAGDEFVSYLPFAWIGEQMLSTTLHLLVGFTVNFPEEPDTAQRDFREIAPHFTFAPARIYEGLHTAVTVRILDAGWLRRRVYDWALDLGLRVVHLRSRGQPVPWWVRTLRVPARWLVYRPLLDKIGFARIRVAWNGGSPLGPDYFAFFHALGVNLKQIYGQTEIAGISCVHRDGQVRFWTMGYPIAHTEVRLTPEGEIISRSPSVFAGYYKNPEATARALRDGWLHSGDYGTLDPSGDVIMFDRMSDVITLADGSRVSPWVIEAMLKFTPYIQEAMVVCGPDGSTLSAIVTIEMRSVGKWAEDRGIAYTSYADLSQKPQVLDLLEGIVRDVNSRLQPAWRVRRFVSLYKEFHPDDDELTRTRKLRRRFIAERYRDLIAALGEGRPAFDATFLVRYEDGTTRQVSTTLQIREVPDAP
- the rpsU gene encoding 30S ribosomal protein S21, giving the protein MTEVRVGKDETLDSALRRFKRQVKRSGILTDARRHEHYESPSAKRRRKMARRRRRG